DNA from Bacteroides zoogleoformans:
GTAATTTTTCCGTATATCATAATTCTCAATATACAAGTTTATTCTTCATTTCCCTATCACTCCATGTTTGGTATGGATAAAACTCTTGTTGGCTCCACGCAGTTTAAAGAGATTTCCCACCATCAGCCAGAAAGTATGGGGTAACTTCTGAAGAGCCATGCCCAGACGGCTGGTGCACAGCCTGCGAGGAACAGCCAGCAACAGTGCCACAAGCAGCAACGTCAGCAACAGCCACCATTTCATCCCCCATTGCCAACTGTAAAAGGTGACAAGTACAGACAAAAGAAATGTGAAGCCCAACAGCAACAAGCGGGGGATGGAAAGCTGCTGGAAGAATTTGTCACAGAAATCCCAGTTGCGGTCGATGATAGCTTTGCCCAAATGGCCTGAAAACTTCCGGCAATAGTGCCATTGCGCCGAAAGCCAACGACGGCGCTGACGGGAAAAGTCATCGACGTTTTGAATCTTTTCATCGAACACAAACGTGTCAGGCAAATAGTGAAAACGCTTACCTCTATAGAGCAAAGTCAGCTCCAGCTCACGATCGAAACCACCCACCGCCTTAATACGAGTCATGGTGTCGCAAAATAAGTCGTAACGAAAAGCCATACCCGACCCTATCAGGGCTGCGGAGAGTCCCAGATTGGCGTGTCCGAGACGAAAGATGGAGTTATTTATCTCTTCACTGATGGCATCCAGAAAAGCCATGTCGCTGTTCAGGTTCTTGGCAATGCGATGCGTCTGCACCACCTCCACCTGCGGTTGGGCAAAGAGATCGTTGATGTCACTCAAATAGTTATAGGGGATTACATTATCGGCATCGAGCACGAGAGCAATGTCATATTCGTTGCCAATGGCAGCCATACCGGTATTCAAAGCTTTGGACTTGGTGCTATGCTCGAAATTGACTTCAATCAAACGAATGGGCATCGAGGCGAGGGAAGCATTGGTTTCGGGCTGCATGCGATCGGAAATGACCACGATATCGAAACTCTCAGGGGGATAATCTTGCTCCAAACAGGAATGAACACATTCGTGTATCACTGCGTCTTCGCGATAAGCGGGAATGAGGATGGCAAAACGCTTCCACAGCGACGCTTTGGAAGATAAAGGAAAGGAGCGACGACAAGAAGCCACGCTGTAGACTAATAAATACAATACGTTTATTCCAAAAACTATGTATAGAAACCAATCTATTATATGCAGAATGTATGCCAAATTATATACAAATTAAACTGTTCAGAGGAAATTAAAAACCCTTGTCTATATATTAGGAAACAAATATAGGGAAAAGAATGCAAACACCACTCAAACATTCAAAGAAACTTCATGTATATAATAAAAAACGAGAAAATTCTCACGAACTCCTCGCCACTATAAGAAAAGCCTTAAAGGCTTTTCTTTTTTATTACATCAAAAAATGTTACCTAAAATCAATCTTTCTTTTTACCTAAAAACAAACTATACAACCTATTCAAAAAAACAAAAGTCACTTTCTCTTTACCTTAACTAATTACCTGTTACAAAACTAAAAATCATTACTTACAAATTTTAAAACAATACAGTTTCCCAACTGCATTGCAAAAGTAAGATTATTTTTCGTGTGCGGAAACGACAAACATGCTTTTCATTCATTTTATAACATTGTTTTACGCATAAATATCACTATTTACACTTATAAACATTTTCAGTAAAAAAAGCAACTCTCTCTCATCAAAAAACGAACCACCGAAATGCCGAAGCACTTCGATGGTCGCCTCCCTTTAAACACCTTTAAACAAAATGATTCTCATTCAATCACGGAAACCCTGTATCTCCGGATTATTTTCTTGCTTCGGCAATATATCCCAGCGCTTCCCTGCATTTTTCCGTAACATAAGTCCAATCTTCGGCTGCCACCTTTTCGTTCGGGAAAAGTTTGGAACCCATACCTACACAAAACACACCGGCCTTCACCCATGAAGTGAGATTTTCCCGCGTGGGTTCCACACCACCGGTCACCATCAGCTTGCTCCATGGCATCGGAGCCAGCAGTCCCTTCACCAGTTTGGCGCCGAGCACATCGCCGGGGAATATCTTGCAAACATCGCAGCCCACTTCTTGAGCAAATCCCACCTCAGACACGCTGCCGCATCCCGGAGTGTACGCCACCAGACGACGGTTGCATACTTTAGCAATCTCCGGATTAAACAGCGGGCCTACCACAAAACATGCCCCCAATTGCAAATACAGGGCTGCCGTTGCAGGATCGACGATGGACCCGACGCCCATAGCCATTTCGGGACATTCTTTTGCCGCGAACTTAACAACTTCCGCAAAGACTTCGTGTGCAAAGTCACCGCGATTGGTAAACTCGAAAGCGCGAACACCGCCATCATAGCAGGCTTTCACCACTTTCTTTGCTACTTCCGCATCTTTATGATAGAAAACGGGCACCATTCCGGTAGAGCCGATTTTATTCAATACGGCTATTTTGTCAAATTTTGCCATCTTATTTATATTTTTAAGGATTATCTTTGCACGCGTCCACTTGCATCTCCATCCGCCAATGCCTCTACTTCCTCAATAGAAACAAGATTGAAGTCTCCGTTGACGGTATGTTTCAAGGCCGAAGCAGCTACGGCGAATTCAAGAGCCGCACCTTGATCGGCTTTCGTCAGCAGGCCGTGGATGATGCCGCCGGAGAAAGAATCGCCACCGCCTACACGGTCGATAATCGGATTGATATCATAACGTTTCGATTCATAAAAGTTTTCTCCATTGTATATCATGGCCTTCCAACCGTTGTGCGTGGCCGAGAACGATTCTCGTAAGGTGGAAATGACGTACTTAAAACCAAATTCCTTAGCCATTGCCTTG
Protein-coding regions in this window:
- a CDS encoding glycosyltransferase: MAYILHIIDWFLYIVFGINVLYLLVYSVASCRRSFPLSSKASLWKRFAILIPAYREDAVIHECVHSCLEQDYPPESFDIVVISDRMQPETNASLASMPIRLIEVNFEHSTKSKALNTGMAAIGNEYDIALVLDADNVIPYNYLSDINDLFAQPQVEVVQTHRIAKNLNSDMAFLDAISEEINNSIFRLGHANLGLSAALIGSGMAFRYDLFCDTMTRIKAVGGFDRELELTLLYRGKRFHYLPDTFVFDEKIQNVDDFSRQRRRWLSAQWHYCRKFSGHLGKAIIDRNWDFCDKFFQQLSIPRLLLLGFTFLLSVLVTFYSWQWGMKWWLLLTLLLVALLLAVPRRLCTSRLGMALQKLPHTFWLMVGNLFKLRGANKSFIHTKHGVIGK
- a CDS encoding bifunctional 4-hydroxy-2-oxoglutarate aldolase/2-dehydro-3-deoxy-phosphogluconate aldolase → MAKFDKIAVLNKIGSTGMVPVFYHKDAEVAKKVVKACYDGGVRAFEFTNRGDFAHEVFAEVVKFAAKECPEMAMGVGSIVDPATAALYLQLGACFVVGPLFNPEIAKVCNRRLVAYTPGCGSVSEVGFAQEVGCDVCKIFPGDVLGAKLVKGLLAPMPWSKLMVTGGVEPTRENLTSWVKAGVFCVGMGSKLFPNEKVAAEDWTYVTEKCREALGYIAEARK